The following are encoded together in the Insulibacter thermoxylanivorax genome:
- a CDS encoding formate/nitrite transporter family protein yields the protein MAVHKPQQIAEITVMNGVKKARNPILTVLILGFLAGAYIAIGFLLDIRVIASAPAEWGSIANFIGAAVFPIGLILVLLAGGELLTGNMMAVSMARICRRITTGEWLRNLILVTVSNFVGAVFVAYFFGHVVGLTADGPYLAKLVDMAGHKLHDGFLEAFVSGIGCNWLVALAVWLSYGSESMSGKILGIWFPTMAFVAIGFQHVVANMFLIPAAIFEGYYSWGEYFTNFIPVWLGNLTGGAVFVGFMYWLAYLKDAPTSASEDAASGAKQPKSA from the coding sequence ATGGCAGTACATAAACCACAGCAAATCGCAGAGATAACAGTAATGAACGGTGTTAAGAAAGCACGCAACCCGATCCTTACGGTGCTGATCCTGGGCTTCTTAGCGGGTGCTTATATTGCGATCGGTTTTCTGCTTGATATCCGAGTGATCGCCAGCGCTCCCGCGGAGTGGGGCAGCATCGCCAACTTCATCGGCGCTGCCGTCTTCCCGATCGGTCTGATCCTGGTATTGTTAGCCGGCGGGGAACTGCTGACAGGCAATATGATGGCCGTCAGCATGGCGCGGATCTGCCGGCGCATCACCACGGGTGAATGGCTGCGCAATTTAATCTTAGTTACAGTAAGCAACTTCGTCGGTGCTGTGTTTGTCGCCTATTTCTTCGGTCATGTGGTCGGTTTAACCGCCGATGGTCCGTATCTGGCGAAGCTTGTCGACATGGCCGGGCATAAGCTTCATGATGGTTTCTTAGAGGCTTTCGTATCGGGGATCGGCTGTAACTGGCTGGTCGCGCTGGCCGTGTGGCTGTCCTATGGTTCGGAGTCCATGAGCGGCAAGATCCTCGGGATCTGGTTCCCGACGATGGCCTTCGTCGCCATTGGCTTCCAGCACGTAGTGGCGAATATGTTCCTTATCCCCGCCGCGATCTTCGAAGGATATTACAGCTGGGGAGAGTATTTCACGAACTTCATTCCTGTATGGCTGGGCAACTTGACCGGCGGTGCGGTATTCGTCGGCTTCATGTATTGGCTCGCCTATCTGAAAGATGCCCCTACATCAGCTTCAGAGGATGCTGCATCCGGTGCGAAACAACCTAAGAGCGCGTAG
- a CDS encoding SIMPL domain-containing protein — protein MIRITYRDLDRIGELLDAAVKAGVNQINRVEYATEKFEEYELQAMELAMKNARQKAERLAATEGQTIKGVVQISQHGTNYGIYAAAAASVAFDAVPKSTTTVNPGEIEISAAVTVVYEF, from the coding sequence ATGATTCGCATCACTTACCGGGATCTGGACCGCATCGGTGAGCTGTTGGATGCAGCTGTTAAGGCAGGTGTGAACCAGATCAATCGTGTCGAATATGCCACGGAGAAATTCGAGGAATACGAATTGCAAGCGATGGAGCTCGCGATGAAGAATGCCCGACAGAAGGCTGAACGGCTTGCAGCAACAGAGGGGCAGACGATCAAGGGAGTCGTTCAGATCTCGCAGCATGGCACGAACTACGGAATCTACGCCGCAGCGGCAGCAAGTGTTGCCTTTGACGCAGTGCCCAAGAGCACGACAACGGTGAACCCCGGCGAGATCGAGATCAGCGCAGCGGTTACTGTGGTGTATGAGTTTTAA
- a CDS encoding SIMPL domain-containing protein, translated as MTLSRRKWLLALLAVPLLFVGAFIVSQWQLPVQAQDNSAEASKRTVTVNGTGQITIEPDVAYVNLGVLTNGKTADEAQQENAAIFEKLNDVLFQQFKIDAKDVKTVSFNLRPDYSYQEGKEPTITGYSACI; from the coding sequence ATGACTTTAAGCAGAAGAAAGTGGCTGCTGGCATTATTGGCGGTGCCGCTTCTATTCGTTGGAGCGTTCATCGTCTCGCAATGGCAGCTTCCTGTTCAAGCTCAGGACAACTCAGCGGAAGCAAGTAAGCGGACAGTTACCGTGAACGGTACAGGTCAGATTACGATAGAACCGGATGTGGCTTACGTGAATCTTGGCGTACTGACCAATGGCAAAACAGCGGATGAAGCTCAGCAGGAGAATGCGGCAATATTCGAAAAACTAAACGATGTCCTGTTCCAGCAGTTCAAGATCGACGCGAAGGACGTGAAGACCGTCAGCTTTAATCTTCGTCCAGACTATAGTTATCAAGAGGGTAAGGAACCAACGATTACAGGATATTCCGCTTGCATATGA
- a CDS encoding MFS transporter, producing the protein MRQLEAEGEFGRFLWMTAVMSSGALVVVSLMYVTIPLIDVFAEVYNTQQEKAAWAGSIYALGYAAGCLLVGVIGERYRKSRILVIGLLILSLCTLLVGVSLSLFWLIFSRFIQGVVAALFPITALAYTADVIPPRFRPTALAFISCSFFLAGIFGQLYAQWMENWLGWRMVFYLLSFLYIIFALITCLLPQSRKVRMHGHKTDLFRRFGALFRVPGLPIAFVLSSTVLLCFVAMYSGLEFYIPEQFGAHPEGLMRLRIVGIPGILLSLAAGMLMRWWGAKALFIAGLGVSCIGLLIQMLTAAYLPIAVGSVITVAGLSLANPSILVLVGMLSGRAQAAAFAVNAAAVFVGASAGPLMAAYIASYAQLCAVLIAVLFLAMLAAAFGIREERSKSAGALQALRVRGR; encoded by the coding sequence TTGAGGCAGCTTGAAGCCGAGGGAGAGTTTGGGCGGTTTCTGTGGATGACGGCGGTGATGAGCAGCGGGGCGCTGGTTGTCGTATCGCTTATGTATGTGACGATCCCGCTGATCGATGTCTTCGCAGAGGTCTATAACACGCAGCAGGAGAAAGCGGCATGGGCTGGCAGCATCTATGCTCTGGGATATGCTGCCGGCTGCCTGCTGGTCGGAGTGATCGGTGAGCGATATCGGAAGAGCAGGATCCTCGTTATCGGGCTGTTGATCCTGAGTCTCTGTACCCTTCTGGTGGGGGTTAGTTTATCACTGTTTTGGCTCATCTTCAGCCGCTTCATCCAGGGCGTCGTGGCAGCGCTCTTCCCGATCACCGCGCTGGCGTATACGGCCGATGTGATTCCGCCTCGTTTTCGTCCAACCGCCCTTGCCTTTATTAGCTGCAGTTTCTTCTTAGCGGGGATCTTCGGTCAGCTGTATGCCCAATGGATGGAGAATTGGCTGGGCTGGAGGATGGTGTTTTATCTGCTCAGCTTCCTCTATATCATCTTCGCATTGATCACTTGTCTCCTGCCGCAAAGTCGAAAGGTTAGGATGCACGGTCATAAGACGGATCTATTCCGACGTTTCGGAGCTTTGTTTAGAGTGCCGGGCTTGCCTATCGCTTTCGTACTGTCTTCTACGGTTTTGTTGTGTTTTGTGGCCATGTATTCCGGATTAGAGTTTTACATACCGGAGCAGTTCGGTGCACATCCGGAAGGGCTGATGCGGCTGCGGATCGTCGGCATCCCGGGCATCCTGCTCTCCCTTGCAGCAGGCATGTTGATGAGGTGGTGGGGAGCTAAAGCTCTGTTTATCGCAGGCTTAGGTGTGTCCTGTATCGGTTTGCTCATCCAGATGCTGACGGCCGCATACTTGCCGATCGCAGTCGGCAGTGTAATCACCGTCGCCGGGCTGTCGCTGGCGAACCCGAGCATCCTGGTGCTCGTAGGCATGCTGAGCGGCCGTGCGCAGGCGGCCGCCTTTGCGGTGAATGCCGCAGCTGTATTCGTCGGCGCAAGTGCAGGACCTCTCATGGCCGCCTATATCGCTTCGTATGCACAGCTCTGCGCGGTACTAATCGCTGTGTTGTTCCTGGCGATGCTCGCAGCTGCATTCGGCATAAGGGAAGAGCGTTCCAAGTCAGCCGGAGCCTTGCAAGCTTTGAGAGTTCGAGGAAGATAA
- the dndB gene encoding DNA sulfur modification protein DndB, with protein MDFSYNFPAVRGIQAGRPFYTAICPMRLIPKIFLFDEDEVPPEHRAQRLMNKARIPEITNYILENPKDYVFSSLTASVDGEMTFHPISEEHKDIGRLSISLDSRFLINDGQHRRAAIEEALKISPELGNESISVVFFHDLGLKRSQQIFADLNRHAVNTTPSIGILYDHRDHLALLTKEVIAEIPLLERYTDKERVSLSKNSPKLFSLNHIFNTNCRLINKKKGELVTEEEKKFILSFWKVLCDSIPEWKLVLNKEISPRELRTTCIAAHGLFLEAIGIVGNYLYNNHAKSWHTYIRQLSTVDLSRENKKDWMGRAFGQTGRINKTNETIQLTANLLKIKLGLPLTEHEQRVEDRFKKGS; from the coding sequence ATGGACTTTAGTTATAATTTTCCTGCTGTTCGAGGAATTCAAGCTGGAAGACCATTTTATACAGCAATTTGTCCAATGAGATTAATCCCTAAAATTTTTTTATTTGATGAGGATGAAGTACCGCCTGAACACCGCGCTCAACGTTTGATGAACAAAGCGCGTATTCCCGAAATTACCAATTACATACTTGAGAATCCTAAAGATTATGTTTTTTCATCATTAACTGCATCAGTTGACGGAGAAATGACCTTTCATCCAATCTCTGAAGAGCATAAAGACATTGGCAGGTTATCCATTTCATTAGATTCTAGATTCCTAATCAATGATGGCCAACACAGAAGGGCAGCTATCGAAGAAGCTCTAAAAATCTCCCCTGAGTTGGGGAACGAATCAATATCCGTTGTTTTCTTTCACGATCTTGGACTCAAGCGCTCACAGCAAATATTTGCGGATTTAAACAGACACGCAGTTAACACTACTCCCTCAATAGGAATCCTATATGATCATAGAGACCATCTTGCCTTATTAACTAAAGAAGTTATAGCCGAAATCCCGTTGCTTGAAAGATACACCGATAAAGAAAGGGTTTCTTTGTCCAAAAATTCCCCCAAATTATTTTCTCTTAACCATATCTTTAATACAAACTGCCGTTTAATTAATAAGAAAAAAGGAGAGCTAGTCACAGAAGAAGAAAAAAAGTTTATTCTATCTTTTTGGAAAGTGCTCTGCGATTCTATTCCTGAATGGAAGCTTGTTTTGAATAAGGAGATTTCTCCACGAGAATTGCGCACAACATGTATAGCCGCACATGGCTTATTTCTTGAAGCGATCGGCATCGTTGGCAACTATCTGTATAATAACCATGCGAAAAGCTGGCATACTTATATTAGACAACTTTCCACCGTTGATTTATCAAGAGAAAACAAAAAAGATTGGATGGGCAGGGCATTTGGACAGACAGGTCGAATCAATAAGACGAATGAAACCATTCAACTTACAGCAAATTTATTAAAAATAAAACTTGGTCTGCCATTAACTGAACATGAACAAAGGGTAGAAGACAGATTCAAGAAAGGGAGCTAG
- the dndC gene encoding DNA phosphorothioation system sulfurtransferase DndC translates to MLNIFSENEKFEQTIQLIQEVYKSDDRPWVVGFSGGKDSTALVQIIFNALKQLPPEDLKKRVYIISSDTLVETPLIIDKITRTLAKIQDKAMELNLPIETHKVRPKIEQSFWVSIIGKGYPTPRQTFRWCTDRLKIEPANRFILDKVSKFGEVVMVLGVRDTESSTRAGVMQAHTIEGKVLMRHSTLTNAFVFAPIRSFTTDEVWEYLLQYESPWGDDNSELLKLYQDSNSECPLIVDKEIKESAGSCGNSRFGCWTCTVVKEDKALSGFINSGVEWLRPLYEFRQYLVEKREDRNARQKYRMNGQVYLTANLEGIDLETADRVHISELGEYLEKNNIDLATAEDLNLIVIDEDGSEKQLGLGPFTLKAREEILRELLRTQKKVREIHDPSIELISIEELKVIRRYWEEDLDWEDRVPRIYEEETGEKLDWETNDRPSLEEDQLTDLERLCNEENVSLSALKKLIAIERDYSGYKVRRGLFQEFEKTLKQDFLHL, encoded by the coding sequence ATGCTTAATATATTTAGTGAAAACGAAAAGTTTGAACAAACGATTCAGCTTATTCAAGAAGTCTATAAATCCGATGATCGTCCCTGGGTTGTTGGATTTAGTGGCGGAAAAGATTCCACTGCTCTAGTTCAAATTATTTTTAATGCACTGAAACAACTGCCACCTGAGGATCTCAAAAAACGAGTATATATCATCTCTTCTGATACTCTAGTAGAAACACCATTAATTATTGATAAAATTACTCGTACATTAGCCAAGATTCAAGACAAAGCGATGGAATTAAATCTTCCTATTGAGACACATAAAGTTCGTCCTAAGATTGAACAATCCTTCTGGGTTTCAATTATTGGAAAAGGTTACCCAACACCCAGACAGACCTTCCGTTGGTGTACCGACCGTCTAAAAATCGAACCTGCAAATCGGTTTATATTGGACAAAGTCTCCAAGTTTGGTGAAGTTGTCATGGTGCTGGGAGTGCGTGACACAGAAAGTAGTACCCGCGCAGGTGTTATGCAAGCCCACACGATTGAAGGTAAGGTTTTAATGCGTCACTCCACACTCACTAACGCATTTGTTTTTGCACCGATCCGCAGCTTCACCACTGATGAAGTGTGGGAATATCTGTTGCAATATGAATCGCCTTGGGGCGATGACAATAGCGAACTGCTCAAGCTGTATCAAGACTCAAACAGCGAATGTCCGCTGATTGTCGATAAAGAAATTAAAGAGTCGGCTGGTTCATGTGGAAACAGCCGCTTTGGTTGTTGGACTTGTACCGTTGTCAAAGAGGATAAAGCGTTAAGCGGTTTTATCAACAGTGGTGTCGAATGGCTTCGTCCGTTATATGAATTCCGTCAATATTTGGTTGAAAAGCGCGAAGACCGTAACGCTAGACAAAAATACCGGATGAATGGCCAAGTCTATCTAACTGCAAATTTAGAAGGAATCGATTTGGAAACAGCTGATAGAGTTCACATATCTGAACTAGGAGAGTATCTCGAGAAAAATAACATCGATTTAGCAACAGCAGAAGATTTGAACTTAATTGTTATTGATGAAGATGGTTCGGAGAAACAACTCGGACTTGGCCCGTTTACATTAAAAGCACGTGAAGAAATATTGCGAGAATTATTAAGAACACAGAAGAAAGTCCGTGAAATTCACGATCCATCAATCGAGCTGATTTCGATCGAAGAGCTCAAAGTCATTCGCAGGTACTGGGAAGAAGATTTGGATTGGGAGGATCGTGTCCCGCGAATCTACGAGGAAGAAACAGGAGAGAAGCTTGATTGGGAAACGAATGACCGTCCAAGTTTAGAAGAGGATCAATTAACGGATTTGGAGCGCCTATGCAATGAAGAAAACGTAAGCCTATCCGCTCTGAAAAAATTAATCGCGATTGAAAGGGACTATTCCGGTTATAAAGTACGCCGAGGATTGTTCCAAGAATTTGAAAAGACTTTGAAGCAGGATTTCTTACATTTATAA
- the dndD gene encoding DNA sulfur modification protein DndD yields the protein MKLKSLHLHNIGAYYGDKNILDLSTSYDQNVILIGGKNGAGKTTILESIRLVLFGCLAYGFMTENEAYLKRIRTFFNRKAVENGATKFQIILYYEAVENFETINYILNRTWTLSPDTDKIRESFRVNRNGIELKDHEIDNFQNRLRVEIPPRLFELCLFDGEEISRIVSENRIPEYIHEASKVLFNLDLFENLEKDLETYKTFYIQKPVTTEDEQKKQKLEQKLSSQQGSLRSIYEKIERLNTESEQLKERLTLLKRDFEKHGGLIKEQRQKLVAEINAIENQRRTNSEKIRQFTQGLFPIYLVRHLLQDVDQQMEQEKMNESFEVVKSHLKQSHLKEILQQIYGEKQEHLHDEALNRIFSLLEGGNLIPIHRASFAQRSEVRALLLELTKIKPQDYIDLYDENAALLEDLQAKRKQLENHDQSSEFKVMLEEIERITQLIEQNKYQLEQLEEQESKLLDELKLTQSELDAINKKINEMKKSETSYIIAEKIARVSRRFREMQLRKKLDHVQAETVKMIQKLFRKKNFITKVHIDHETFQLALYHHQEELTKERLSAGEKEMLMLCLIWAMFYCSGRRLPFIFDTLLGRLDQDHKRQIIKHFIPNCGEQVLILSTDSEINTDQIEDLLPMVAKCYTLEYETPLREIKITEDQYFGVYPLELA from the coding sequence ATGAAACTTAAAAGCTTACACCTACACAATATTGGTGCGTATTATGGCGATAAGAATATCTTAGATCTATCTACATCTTATGATCAAAATGTAATTCTGATCGGTGGAAAAAACGGTGCTGGAAAAACAACAATTTTAGAATCCATTCGACTGGTTCTATTCGGCTGTTTAGCATATGGTTTTATGACAGAGAATGAGGCCTACCTAAAACGCATACGTACCTTCTTCAACCGCAAAGCTGTTGAGAATGGTGCAACAAAGTTCCAAATTATTTTATATTATGAAGCTGTCGAAAATTTTGAGACGATCAATTATATTCTTAATCGGACATGGACACTATCTCCAGATACAGACAAAATTAGAGAATCTTTTCGCGTGAACCGTAACGGAATTGAACTTAAAGATCATGAAATCGATAATTTCCAAAACCGTCTTCGTGTAGAAATCCCTCCCCGTTTGTTTGAATTATGCTTATTTGACGGGGAGGAGATTTCACGTATTGTTTCAGAAAACCGGATCCCTGAATATATTCATGAAGCATCAAAAGTCTTATTCAACCTTGATTTATTTGAGAACCTTGAAAAAGATCTCGAAACATACAAAACGTTCTATATACAAAAACCAGTAACTACAGAAGATGAACAGAAGAAACAGAAACTTGAGCAGAAATTATCCTCGCAACAAGGTTCTCTTCGTTCGATTTACGAAAAAATAGAACGCCTGAATACAGAATCTGAGCAACTCAAAGAGCGCCTTACCTTATTGAAAAGGGATTTTGAAAAACATGGTGGGTTGATAAAAGAACAGCGTCAAAAGCTGGTTGCTGAAATTAACGCCATAGAAAATCAACGGCGCACGAATAGCGAGAAAATACGTCAATTCACTCAGGGGCTCTTTCCTATATATCTGGTGCGGCATTTGCTGCAAGATGTTGACCAGCAGATGGAACAGGAGAAAATGAACGAGTCCTTCGAAGTCGTCAAATCACACCTGAAACAATCACATCTTAAAGAAATTCTTCAACAAATTTACGGCGAAAAGCAAGAACATCTTCATGATGAAGCGCTTAATAGAATTTTTTCATTATTAGAAGGCGGAAACCTCATTCCGATCCACCGCGCTTCGTTTGCTCAGCGAAGTGAAGTGCGCGCATTGTTGCTAGAATTAACTAAAATCAAACCCCAAGACTACATTGATTTATATGATGAAAATGCAGCATTGCTAGAAGATTTACAAGCTAAACGGAAACAACTCGAGAACCACGATCAGTCTAGTGAGTTTAAAGTAATGTTGGAAGAGATCGAAAGGATTACTCAACTAATTGAACAGAACAAGTATCAACTTGAGCAGTTGGAAGAACAAGAGTCCAAATTATTAGATGAATTAAAGTTGACGCAAAGCGAACTAGACGCAATCAATAAGAAAATCAATGAAATGAAAAAATCTGAAACATCGTATATTATTGCAGAGAAAATAGCACGTGTCAGTCGCAGATTCCGCGAAATGCAATTGCGTAAGAAACTTGATCATGTGCAAGCTGAAACTGTAAAAATGATTCAAAAATTGTTTCGAAAGAAAAATTTCATCACAAAAGTTCACATTGACCATGAAACATTCCAATTAGCTTTGTATCATCATCAAGAAGAGTTAACTAAAGAACGTTTATCAGCAGGGGAAAAAGAAATGCTTATGCTCTGTTTGATCTGGGCAATGTTCTATTGTTCAGGAAGACGTCTTCCATTCATCTTCGATACATTGCTCGGCAGACTAGACCAAGATCATAAACGTCAGATCATCAAGCATTTTATTCCGAATTGTGGTGAGCAAGTATTGATCTTATCCACTGATTCGGAAATCAATACGGATCAAATTGAAGACCTGCTGCCTATGGTTGCAAAATGCTATACACTTGAATACGAAACTCCGCTTCGCGAAATTAAAATTACTGAAGATCAATATTTTGGAGTATATCCACTGGAGCTGGCCTAA
- the dndE gene encoding DNA sulfur modification protein DndE: MNFQLKTSKYTAEKLKQLHASTNITPNILIRYAVALSLRIPEPVEAVKKESSDGLVLNRSTVTGEYDYIFHALIAQHMKKEISDEEYFPGLFNAHLERGIRLLLGEYQIAGNTEKMFRNLLSLS, encoded by the coding sequence ATGAACTTTCAATTGAAGACTTCTAAATACACTGCTGAAAAATTAAAGCAATTGCATGCTTCAACGAACATCACACCAAATATTCTGATTCGTTATGCTGTGGCACTATCATTAAGAATTCCTGAACCCGTTGAAGCAGTTAAAAAGGAATCATCTGATGGACTTGTATTAAATCGAAGCACCGTCACAGGTGAATATGACTATATTTTCCACGCTCTGATTGCACAACATATGAAAAAAGAAATTTCTGATGAAGAATACTTTCCTGGATTATTTAATGCTCATTTAGAACGTGGTATTCGATTACTATTAGGAGAATATCAAATAGCAGGTAATACCGAAAAAATGTTCCGCAATCTATTGAGTTTAAGCTAA
- a CDS encoding cysteine desulfurase family protein: MIYLDNSATTKIAPEVLDAMMPYLKEEYGNPSSKYYSLAEKAKKAVMEAREKIATLLGCDHDEIVFTSGATESNNMIIKGVSEYYGDHKRTIITTTVEHSSVLETCRYLESKGCPIVYLDVDQYGRVSPDQVERAIQETNPVLVSIIWGNNEIGSLNPIAQISKICKEYNVMFHSDATQVVGKVSFDMKEFPGLRFLSLSAHKMYGPKGIGAAVIRKESENIYTKITPLLHGGGQENDYRSGTLAVHNIVGFGKAAELIHNRASSDQQKLAELEQYLVDILSSNFGDKIVFNNDHTNKIPGILSVQFKGVNNELLLKKLSPYVALSTGSACSSSKPSHVLSAIGKSLDEIRQTVRFSLSPHIEKKDLDFFKNLK, from the coding sequence ATGATTTACCTGGACAACAGCGCTACAACGAAAATCGCACCTGAAGTATTAGACGCTATGATGCCTTATCTTAAAGAGGAATACGGGAATCCTTCGAGCAAGTATTATTCCCTTGCCGAAAAAGCCAAAAAAGCCGTTATGGAAGCACGTGAAAAAATCGCAACCCTTCTGGGTTGCGATCATGATGAAATCGTATTTACAAGTGGTGCTACAGAGAGTAACAACATGATCATTAAAGGAGTCTCCGAATATTATGGTGATCATAAACGGACGATCATCACTACAACCGTGGAGCATTCATCCGTTCTGGAAACATGCCGATATTTAGAGTCTAAAGGTTGTCCAATTGTATACTTAGACGTTGATCAATACGGGCGTGTCTCACCAGATCAAGTAGAACGAGCGATTCAGGAAACAAATCCTGTATTGGTATCAATTATATGGGGAAATAATGAAATCGGATCTTTAAATCCGATAGCTCAGATCTCCAAAATCTGCAAGGAATACAACGTCATGTTTCATTCCGATGCAACACAAGTAGTGGGAAAAGTCTCGTTTGACATGAAAGAATTTCCAGGACTTCGTTTCCTTTCATTATCAGCACATAAAATGTATGGTCCTAAAGGGATTGGTGCGGCTGTTATACGTAAGGAAAGCGAAAATATCTACACAAAAATAACCCCCTTATTACATGGCGGGGGTCAAGAAAATGATTATCGAAGCGGAACTTTAGCCGTACACAATATTGTTGGTTTTGGTAAGGCAGCAGAACTCATACATAATAGAGCTTCTTCGGATCAACAAAAATTGGCAGAATTAGAACAATACTTGGTCGATATTCTAAGTTCCAATTTTGGGGATAAGATCGTCTTTAATAACGATCATACGAATAAAATACCTGGTATTTTGAGCGTGCAATTTAAAGGAGTTAATAACGAGCTTCTTCTTAAGAAACTTTCTCCTTATGTAGCTCTATCAACTGGGTCAGCATGCAGCTCAAGCAAACCTAGTCACGTCTTAAGTGCCATAGGCAAAAGTCTTGATGAAATTAGGCAGACGGTAAGATTCTCGTTAAGCCCGCATATCGAAAAGAAGGATCTAGACTTCTTCAAAAATTTAAAATAA